One Antiquaquibacter oligotrophicus genomic region harbors:
- a CDS encoding Pr6Pr family membrane protein yields the protein MRAAFGIGRLVAAGAGIAAIVGQLITSLDYWAKNDVTNVPLAITNFFSFFTILSNVGAIVVMLIGAFVLFTRKGPDPSWFTLLRASVATYMIITGIVYNLLLRGIQLPQGTTLEWSNEILHVAVPIIMLLDWIFTPGRTPIEWNQLWKILIFPIVWVVYTMVRGPFTPNELAGTSYWYPYPFLNPYTSHNGYLSVAFYIVLIAATIGLVAAGVIWISRRKPIFA from the coding sequence ATGAGAGCTGCATTCGGTATCGGTCGCCTTGTCGCGGCAGGGGCGGGCATCGCCGCCATCGTGGGCCAGCTCATCACGAGCCTCGACTACTGGGCCAAGAACGACGTCACGAATGTTCCCCTGGCGATCACGAACTTCTTCAGCTTTTTCACGATCCTCTCGAACGTGGGTGCCATCGTTGTGATGCTGATCGGGGCCTTCGTGCTCTTTACGCGGAAGGGCCCGGATCCTTCGTGGTTCACCCTGCTGCGGGCATCCGTCGCGACCTACATGATCATCACGGGGATCGTCTACAACCTGCTGCTGCGTGGAATCCAGTTGCCGCAGGGAACGACCCTCGAGTGGTCGAACGAGATCCTCCACGTCGCCGTGCCGATCATCATGTTGCTCGATTGGATTTTCACGCCGGGGCGCACACCGATCGAATGGAATCAGTTGTGGAAGATCCTGATTTTCCCGATCGTGTGGGTGGTCTACACGATGGTGCGCGGGCCGTTCACCCCGAACGAGCTCGCGGGAACCTCGTACTGGTACCCGTATCCGTTCCTCAACCCGTACACCTCGCACAATGGGTACCTGTCGGTCGCGTTTTACATCGTCCTCATCGCCGCCACCATCGGTCTCGTTGCCGCGGGCGTCATCTGGATCTCGCGTCGCAAGCCGATCTTCGCCTGA
- a CDS encoding cupin domain-containing protein, with the protein MTRATAQQVIDALGLTPAQTCGYVRVTYTSSLELAAHALPSPLQSPRPVGTALYFLVAPEAPVRLHRIRNDQLYHYYAGDPLELLLLLEDGTSSRHTIGPDILGGHNVQLLIPGGTFHTARVAGDWFLGGSTESPGVVPEDVELGDPDALALRHPDVAELIRTYPLPATGEPRGSVPPDPATRR; encoded by the coding sequence ATGACGAGGGCGACGGCACAGCAGGTCATCGATGCACTCGGCCTCACCCCGGCGCAGACGTGCGGTTACGTTCGCGTCACCTACACGAGCTCGCTTGAGCTTGCTGCCCATGCCCTGCCATCGCCGCTCCAGTCACCGCGCCCGGTGGGTACCGCCCTGTACTTCCTCGTCGCGCCGGAAGCGCCGGTGCGACTCCACCGCATTCGCAACGACCAGCTCTACCACTACTACGCGGGAGACCCGCTCGAGTTGTTGCTCCTGTTGGAGGATGGCACGAGCAGTCGGCACACGATCGGTCCCGATATCCTCGGCGGCCACAACGTGCAGCTACTGATTCCGGGCGGCACGTTTCACACCGCGCGTGTGGCCGGTGACTGGTTTCTCGGCGGCTCGACGGAGTCGCCGGGTGTTGTGCCCGAGGACGTGGAGCTCGGGGATCCGGATGCCCTGGCGCTGCGTCATCCGGACGTCGCCGAGCTGATTCGTACCTACCCTCTGCCAGCCACCGGCGAGCCGCGTGGCTCGGTGCCGCCGGACCCCGCAACACGCCGCTAG
- a CDS encoding HAD-IC family P-type ATPase produces MLTAPEGAIAERGLSAAEVAARRADGRTNAFSPPSSRSLGAILRANVLTLFNAIIAGCFIVLLAIGHWQDALFGLSALANAVIGTVQEYRAKLALDRLALLNAPLARVRRDDVEQQVAVAEVVLDDLLELRPGEQVPADAAVVSSARLQVDESMLTGESDPVDKDPGDRLLSGSVVVAGEGAARVDRVGADSFANQLASQAKRFSLVASELRSSINRVLTWLTWAIGPLTLLVLNAQMVAEGGWAEAIESGDWRDAAVDTIAAVVAMIPLGLVLMTSIAFAVGAVKLSRRKVLVQELAAVEGLARVDIICLDKTGTLTAGDIVFDEAHALGDHSNEDWHAVLAWNGAEPDANATARCLAPEFPITEPLVAAERIPFSSARKWSAVSFSTGPTGTWVLGGPEMVFGDGGEYGPLLKRAAELAGSGRRTLVLARADAQLTAEDADAERRPEQLEPVALLTFRESIRPDARETLEYFADQGVDVRIISGDNPHTVAAIAREVGLENASGFDARDLPEDERELREVLERNQVFGRVTPEQKRAIVLALKAAGHTVAMTGDGVNDALAIKDADIGIAMESGSAATKAVARLILLDGRFSHLPGVVKEGRQVIANVERVSMLFLSKTSYAVALALVFGALMIEFPFLPRQLSVTDGLTIGIPAFFLALLPNARRYEPGFLRRSLSFAIPSGLVIAAMITAIALIAGAQGVSVAEERTGATIAIALAGLAVLVSRSLPFSLIKAAIVAAMILGLILVVTVPIASSFLILVPLPPPYLTAVLGCTAVAVVGIALVHVAHSRWVAVQR; encoded by the coding sequence ATGCTGACCGCGCCGGAGGGGGCCATCGCGGAGCGGGGACTCTCCGCCGCGGAGGTGGCAGCGCGTCGAGCCGACGGCAGAACCAACGCATTCTCCCCGCCGTCGAGCCGTAGCCTGGGGGCGATTCTCCGCGCCAATGTACTCACGCTCTTCAATGCAATCATCGCGGGATGTTTCATCGTGCTGCTCGCGATCGGCCACTGGCAGGACGCGCTCTTCGGCCTGAGCGCCCTCGCCAATGCGGTCATCGGCACGGTCCAGGAGTATCGCGCGAAACTCGCGCTCGACAGGCTGGCTCTCCTCAATGCTCCGCTCGCTCGAGTGCGTCGAGACGACGTGGAACAACAGGTAGCCGTCGCTGAGGTTGTGCTCGACGACCTCTTGGAGCTTCGCCCCGGGGAGCAGGTGCCGGCGGATGCCGCGGTCGTCTCCTCTGCGCGTCTCCAGGTCGACGAATCAATGCTCACGGGCGAATCCGATCCCGTCGATAAGGATCCGGGCGACCGCCTGTTGTCGGGTTCGGTGGTCGTCGCGGGGGAGGGCGCGGCTCGGGTCGATCGTGTTGGCGCTGACTCCTTCGCCAACCAGCTCGCCAGCCAGGCGAAGCGGTTCTCCTTGGTTGCCTCGGAGTTGCGGTCGTCCATCAACCGCGTGCTCACGTGGCTGACGTGGGCGATCGGGCCGCTCACCCTGCTTGTGCTCAACGCCCAGATGGTTGCGGAAGGCGGTTGGGCCGAAGCGATCGAGTCCGGGGACTGGCGAGACGCGGCCGTGGACACGATCGCTGCGGTTGTCGCGATGATTCCCCTCGGGCTCGTGCTCATGACGAGCATCGCTTTCGCGGTCGGTGCCGTGAAACTCTCCCGGCGCAAAGTGCTCGTGCAAGAACTCGCCGCGGTCGAGGGCCTTGCCCGCGTCGACATCATTTGCCTCGACAAGACCGGAACGCTCACGGCCGGCGACATCGTGTTCGATGAGGCGCACGCGCTCGGCGACCACAGCAATGAGGACTGGCACGCAGTGCTCGCGTGGAACGGCGCCGAGCCCGACGCGAATGCAACCGCACGCTGTCTCGCGCCCGAGTTCCCGATAACCGAGCCTCTCGTCGCCGCCGAGCGTATTCCGTTCTCGTCTGCTCGCAAATGGAGCGCCGTGTCGTTCTCGACGGGCCCGACGGGCACGTGGGTGCTCGGTGGCCCGGAGATGGTTTTCGGTGATGGCGGCGAGTACGGCCCGCTCCTGAAACGCGCGGCGGAACTCGCCGGTTCCGGGCGACGCACGCTTGTGCTGGCTCGTGCCGATGCCCAGCTCACCGCGGAGGATGCCGACGCCGAACGCCGCCCGGAGCAGCTCGAGCCCGTGGCTCTGCTGACCTTCCGCGAGAGCATCCGCCCCGATGCTCGCGAGACGCTCGAGTACTTCGCCGATCAGGGTGTCGACGTTCGGATCATTTCCGGCGACAACCCGCACACCGTTGCGGCGATCGCGCGCGAGGTGGGCCTCGAGAACGCCAGTGGATTCGACGCGCGTGACCTGCCGGAGGACGAGCGCGAACTGCGCGAGGTGCTCGAGCGCAACCAGGTGTTCGGGCGGGTGACTCCCGAGCAGAAGCGTGCGATCGTCCTTGCTCTCAAGGCTGCCGGCCACACGGTCGCGATGACGGGAGACGGCGTCAACGACGCTCTCGCGATCAAGGACGCGGACATCGGCATCGCCATGGAGTCGGGTTCTGCTGCCACCAAGGCGGTGGCTCGACTGATCCTCCTCGATGGTCGGTTCTCGCACCTGCCGGGTGTGGTCAAAGAGGGACGACAGGTGATCGCGAACGTCGAACGCGTCTCGATGCTGTTTCTCTCCAAGACGTCGTACGCGGTCGCTCTCGCCCTCGTATTCGGTGCCCTGATGATCGAGTTCCCCTTCCTGCCGCGCCAGCTGTCGGTGACGGACGGCCTCACCATCGGAATCCCGGCATTCTTCCTCGCTCTGCTGCCGAACGCGCGTCGGTACGAGCCGGGCTTCCTCCGTCGCTCGCTGTCGTTCGCGATACCGTCTGGCCTCGTCATCGCGGCGATGATCACCGCGATCGCGCTCATTGCGGGGGCCCAGGGGGTGAGCGTCGCCGAAGAACGCACCGGAGCGACGATCGCGATCGCTCTCGCCGGACTCGCGGTGCTCGTCTCCCGATCCCTGCCGTTCTCGCTCATCAAGGCGGCGATCGTCGCCGCGATGATCCTGGGTCTCATTCTCGTGGTGACGGTGCCGATCGCGAGTTCGTTCCTCATCCTCGTGCCGTTGCCGCCCCCGTACCTCACCGCGGTGCTCGGGTGCACCGCGGTCGCGGTTGTCGGTATCGCCCTTGTGCACGTCGCCCATTCGCGATGGGTTGCGGTTCAGCGATGA
- the rlmN gene encoding 23S rRNA (adenine(2503)-C(2))-methyltransferase RlmN — translation MDKTVRDARPQVRPTPEGWVQAMGPDGRPALQFASPKRGKPPVHLADLDPAARRERLKELGMPAYRATQLSTHYFSRYTDVASEMTDLPASSRDELVAGMLPPLLTEVRRIATDKGDTIKFLWKLHDGALVESVLMRYPGRITLCVSSQAGCGMNCPFCATGQAGLTRNMSTAEIIDQVVRANRAIAEGELGKAEHDGERVTNIVFMGMGEPLANYKRVIDAVRIMTAPQPDGLGMSARHITVSTVGLVPAIRKLAEEKIPVTFALSLHAPDDDLRDELIPVNSRWKVDEALDAARAYFEATGRRVSIEYALIKDMNDHGWRADLLAAKLNERGRGWVHVNPIPLNPTPGSIWTSSEPDVMREFVRRIEAAGIPTTLRDTRGKEIDGACGQLAAADA, via the coding sequence ATGGACAAGACCGTGCGGGATGCCCGCCCCCAGGTTCGCCCGACCCCGGAGGGTTGGGTGCAGGCGATGGGGCCCGACGGTAGGCCAGCCCTGCAGTTCGCGTCGCCGAAGCGCGGAAAGCCTCCCGTGCACCTCGCCGACCTGGACCCGGCCGCGCGTCGCGAGCGCCTCAAGGAGCTCGGGATGCCCGCCTACCGGGCCACACAGCTTTCCACCCACTACTTCTCGCGGTACACCGATGTCGCCTCCGAAATGACCGACCTGCCGGCATCCTCTCGTGACGAACTGGTCGCCGGGATGCTCCCGCCGCTGCTCACGGAGGTGCGGCGTATCGCCACCGACAAGGGCGACACGATCAAGTTCTTGTGGAAGCTGCATGACGGCGCCCTTGTCGAGTCCGTGCTCATGCGTTACCCGGGCCGCATCACGCTGTGCGTGTCGTCGCAGGCTGGCTGCGGCATGAACTGCCCGTTCTGCGCTACCGGGCAGGCCGGTCTCACCCGCAACATGTCGACCGCCGAGATCATCGACCAGGTGGTGCGCGCGAATCGCGCCATCGCCGAGGGGGAGCTCGGCAAGGCGGAGCACGACGGCGAGCGTGTCACCAACATCGTCTTCATGGGTATGGGTGAGCCGCTCGCCAACTACAAGCGTGTGATCGACGCGGTGCGCATCATGACGGCACCCCAGCCCGACGGGCTCGGGATGTCGGCGCGCCACATCACCGTCTCGACGGTGGGCCTCGTGCCTGCCATCCGCAAGCTTGCCGAGGAGAAGATTCCGGTCACGTTCGCCCTGTCCCTTCACGCTCCGGACGATGATCTTCGCGACGAACTCATTCCGGTCAACTCGCGCTGGAAGGTCGACGAGGCGCTCGACGCCGCGCGTGCCTACTTCGAGGCGACCGGGCGCCGCGTCTCGATCGAGTACGCGCTCATCAAAGACATGAACGACCACGGTTGGCGCGCCGACCTTCTCGCGGCGAAACTCAACGAGCGTGGCCGCGGGTGGGTGCACGTCAACCCGATTCCCCTCAACCCAACGCCGGGCTCCATCTGGACGTCGTCGGAGCCTGACGTTATGCGGGAGTTCGTGCGCCGCATCGAGGCAGCGGGTATCCCCACGACCCTGCGTGATACCCGGGGCAAGGAAATCGACGGCGCGTGCGGCCAGCTCGCCGCCGCGGACGCCTGA
- a CDS encoding LLM class flavin-dependent oxidoreductase, with product MTRIGFLSFGHWQAVPGSKVLTGQDSLLQTIELAVAAEELGVDGAFVRVHHFARQLASPFPLLAAIGAKTSRIEIGTGVIDMRYENPLYMAEDAAAADLISGGRLQLGISRGSPETALRGYESFGYVPADGEDDGTMARHHAEVFRAAIAGAGVAQANPAMTGTTAPLSIQPQSPGLSDRIWWGSGTRATAEWTAQQGMNLMSSTLLTEDTGVPFDELQAEQIALFRSAWVAAGWEREPRVSVSRSILPIIDDETRHYFGLRAQADAKDQVGMLDGALSRFGRSYIGEPDAIAAELAQDAAVAAADTVLVTVPNQLGVEFNAKILGSIMRDIAPALR from the coding sequence ATGACGCGTATCGGGTTTCTCTCGTTCGGGCATTGGCAGGCGGTGCCGGGTTCGAAGGTGCTGACTGGTCAGGACTCACTCCTTCAGACCATCGAACTCGCGGTCGCCGCCGAGGAACTCGGGGTGGACGGCGCTTTTGTTCGTGTTCACCACTTCGCCCGGCAGCTTGCCTCGCCCTTCCCCCTGCTCGCCGCGATCGGCGCGAAGACCTCGCGCATCGAGATCGGCACGGGTGTGATCGACATGCGGTACGAGAACCCGCTGTACATGGCTGAGGATGCGGCGGCCGCCGACCTCATCAGCGGCGGGCGGCTTCAGCTCGGCATCAGTCGAGGGTCACCCGAGACGGCCCTCCGCGGGTACGAGTCCTTCGGATATGTGCCCGCCGATGGCGAGGATGACGGAACCATGGCTCGCCACCACGCCGAGGTCTTCCGTGCCGCAATCGCCGGTGCCGGAGTCGCGCAGGCGAACCCGGCGATGACGGGGACAACTGCTCCACTGTCCATCCAGCCCCAATCCCCCGGGCTCTCCGACCGCATCTGGTGGGGCTCCGGCACCCGAGCGACCGCGGAGTGGACGGCCCAGCAGGGCATGAACCTCATGAGCTCGACCCTGCTGACCGAGGACACCGGAGTTCCGTTCGATGAACTGCAGGCGGAGCAGATCGCGTTGTTCCGTTCGGCGTGGGTCGCTGCGGGATGGGAGCGCGAACCCCGCGTGTCGGTGAGCCGCAGCATCCTGCCGATCATCGACGACGAGACACGGCACTACTTCGGTTTGCGAGCGCAGGCCGACGCCAAGGATCAGGTGGGCATGCTCGACGGCGCTCTGTCGCGATTCGGTCGCAGCTACATCGGCGAACCCGACGCGATCGCCGCCGAGTTGGCTCAGGATGCCGCGGTCGCCGCAGCGGACACGGTGCTCGTCACCGTGCCCAACCAGCTCGGTGTCGAGTTCAACGCGAAGATCCTCGGCAGCATCATGCGCGACATCGCGCCCGCGTTGCGCTGA
- a CDS encoding cupin domain-containing protein — MANPSLHKASLTAGEHVFENEFGSITQLTSASLPILSGLSIKRITLAPGAIREPQWNVNANQLAYVITGTVLVSMLGNKDEFSSFIVKPGQMYHVESGAVYHIENIGDDEAEIIAGLRSDRPAHFSLRNSFSAMTDAVLGNTYGMPASTFEVFDRERASQIVRREGSARVPDSAGLPNAHLFDVEGEIAPLQYDYGYAKFARSQYWAALEDLSMYSLGVGGTGMREPHWHPITAEMGYVQKGNARMTVLSPDGSLETYELNPGDTYFIPRAYPHHIEALGDEGIHFLIFFDQPMPGDIGYRATASAFSREVLAAAFEVPEANLPQFPETPIDPLIVERINPRDPVE; from the coding sequence ATGGCGAATCCCTCACTGCACAAGGCGTCCCTCACCGCGGGCGAGCACGTATTCGAGAACGAGTTCGGGTCGATCACCCAGCTCACGTCGGCCTCGTTGCCGATCCTCTCCGGGCTCTCCATCAAGCGCATCACGCTCGCGCCGGGCGCCATCCGCGAACCGCAGTGGAACGTCAACGCCAACCAGCTCGCCTACGTGATCACGGGCACGGTGCTCGTGTCGATGCTCGGCAACAAGGACGAGTTCTCGTCATTCATCGTGAAGCCCGGGCAGATGTACCACGTCGAGTCTGGCGCGGTCTATCACATCGAGAACATCGGAGACGATGAGGCCGAGATCATCGCGGGTCTGCGCAGCGATCGGCCTGCGCACTTCTCCCTGCGCAATAGTTTCAGCGCAATGACGGATGCCGTGCTCGGCAACACCTACGGAATGCCGGCGTCGACCTTCGAGGTCTTCGACCGGGAGCGGGCATCCCAAATCGTTCGGCGTGAGGGCAGCGCTCGGGTGCCGGACTCTGCAGGTCTCCCCAACGCGCATCTGTTCGACGTCGAGGGCGAGATCGCGCCCCTGCAGTACGACTACGGCTACGCCAAGTTCGCGCGATCCCAGTACTGGGCTGCCCTAGAGGACCTCTCCATGTATTCGCTCGGCGTGGGCGGCACCGGCATGCGGGAGCCGCACTGGCATCCGATCACCGCGGAGATGGGTTACGTACAGAAGGGCAACGCCCGGATGACCGTGCTCAGCCCCGACGGAAGTCTCGAGACCTACGAACTGAACCCGGGCGACACCTACTTCATCCCGCGCGCCTACCCGCATCACATTGAGGCTCTCGGAGATGAGGGCATCCACTTTCTCATCTTCTTCGACCAGCCCATGCCGGGTGACATTGGCTACCGCGCGACCGCGTCCGCGTTCTCGCGTGAGGTGCTCGCCGCGGCCTTCGAGGTGCCTGAGGCGAACCTGCCGCAGTTCCCCGAGACACCCATCGACCCACTCATCGTGGAGCGCATCAACCCGCGCGACCCCGTGGAGTAG